One stretch of Miscanthus floridulus cultivar M001 chromosome 18, ASM1932011v1, whole genome shotgun sequence DNA includes these proteins:
- the LOC136521200 gene encoding probable carboxylesterase 12 isoform X2 yields the protein MRRAWWHLAWWSQRTSLVRPTFPATFHAIARARVEVEIHPTQTFTESVSAPLRDSNRMASRDATAEDVAVELQPFIRLYKSGRVERLIGNDTVPASLDDGTSTGGVASKDVTVDPATNLSVRLYLPTADGAAGEKLPIVVYFHGGGFMVESAGSAKYHRYLNAFVARAGAIAVSVDYRRVPEHRLPAAYDDSWAALTWAVGAACGGTGSEPEPWLAEHGDPFRVFLAGDSAGANIAHNVAMRAAAAAAAEGLPAIRIRGVLLMHPYFWDASDAMGPELEERIRREWQLMTGRPDARVDDPWLSPTSARAPPLALLPTQRVLVAVAGEDFLAPKGRAYYTALLDSGWPGDAELVDTPGEQHVFYLDQPGRVVAEKLMDRVVAFISRAGWYT from the exons ATGAGGCGTGCTTGGTGGCATCTTGCGTGGTGGAGCCAGAGGACAAGCCTCGTGCGCCCGACTTTCCCCGCGACTTTTCATGCGATTGCGCGAGCG CGTGTCGAAGTCGAAATCCATCCCACTCAGACGTTCACCGAGTCCGTGTCCGCTCCGCTTAGAGACAGTAACCGGATGGCCTCCCGCGACGCCACTGCCGAAGATGTCGCCGTCGAGCTCCAGCCGTTCATCCGCCTCTACAAGAGCGGCCGCGTCGAGCGCCTGATCGGCAACGACACGGTCCCCGCCTCCCTCGACGACGGGACTTCCACCGGCGGCGTCGCCTCCAAGGACGTCACCGTCGACCCCGCCACCAACCTCTCCGTGCGCCTGTACCTTCCCACGGCGGATGGCGCCGCCGGCGAGAAGTTGCCCATCGTCGTGTACTTCCACGGCGGCGGGTTCATGGTCGAATCGGCCGGCTCCGCCAAGTACCACCGCTACCTCAACGCATTCGTGGCCCGCGCCGGCGCCATCGCGGTGTCCGTGGACTACCGCCGCGTGCCGGAGCACCGGCTCCCGGCGGCCTACGACGACTCGTGGGCGGCGCTCACGTGGGCCGTCGGCGCCGCCTGCGGCGGCACGGGGTCCGAACCGGAGCCGTGGCTGGCCGAGCATGGGGACCCCTTCCGTGTGTTCCTGGCCGGGGACAGCGCGGGTGCGAACATCGCCCACAACGTCGCcatgcgcgccgccgccgccgccgccgccgaggggcTCCCGGCGATCAGGATCAGGGGCGTGCTGCTGATGCACCCGTACTTCTGGGACGCGTCCGACGCCATGGGGCCCGAGCTGGAGGAGCGCATTCGCCGCGAGTGGCAGCTCATGACGGGGCGCCCTGACGCCCGGGTGGACGACCCATGGCTGTCGCCGACGTCGGCCCGGGCGCCGCCACTCGCGCTGCTGCCGACGCAGCGCGTGCTGGTTGCCGTGGCGGGGGAGGACTTCCTGGCGCCCAAGGGGCGAGCCTACTACACAGCGCTGCTGGACAGCGGCTGGCCAGGCGACGCCGAGCTGGTGGACACTCCGGGCGAGCAGCACGTGTTCTACCTTGACCAGCCCGGGAGGGTGGTCGCTGAGAAGTTGATGGATCGTGTGGTGGCTTTCATTTCTCGGGCTGGATGGTACACCTAA
- the LOC136521200 gene encoding probable carboxylesterase 12 isoform X1 produces the protein MRRAWWHLAWWSQRTSLVRPTFPATFHAIARAVPYVRRSVAQTISFSLSKRERVEVEIHPTQTFTESVSAPLRDSNRMASRDATAEDVAVELQPFIRLYKSGRVERLIGNDTVPASLDDGTSTGGVASKDVTVDPATNLSVRLYLPTADGAAGEKLPIVVYFHGGGFMVESAGSAKYHRYLNAFVARAGAIAVSVDYRRVPEHRLPAAYDDSWAALTWAVGAACGGTGSEPEPWLAEHGDPFRVFLAGDSAGANIAHNVAMRAAAAAAAEGLPAIRIRGVLLMHPYFWDASDAMGPELEERIRREWQLMTGRPDARVDDPWLSPTSARAPPLALLPTQRVLVAVAGEDFLAPKGRAYYTALLDSGWPGDAELVDTPGEQHVFYLDQPGRVVAEKLMDRVVAFISRAGWYT, from the coding sequence ATGAGGCGTGCTTGGTGGCATCTTGCGTGGTGGAGCCAGAGGACAAGCCTCGTGCGCCCGACTTTCCCCGCGACTTTTCATGCGATTGCGCGAGCGGTGCCGTACGTCCGTCGCTCAGTCGCTCAAACAATTTCTTTCTCACTTTCTAAGCGAGAGCGTGTCGAAGTCGAAATCCATCCCACTCAGACGTTCACCGAGTCCGTGTCCGCTCCGCTTAGAGACAGTAACCGGATGGCCTCCCGCGACGCCACTGCCGAAGATGTCGCCGTCGAGCTCCAGCCGTTCATCCGCCTCTACAAGAGCGGCCGCGTCGAGCGCCTGATCGGCAACGACACGGTCCCCGCCTCCCTCGACGACGGGACTTCCACCGGCGGCGTCGCCTCCAAGGACGTCACCGTCGACCCCGCCACCAACCTCTCCGTGCGCCTGTACCTTCCCACGGCGGATGGCGCCGCCGGCGAGAAGTTGCCCATCGTCGTGTACTTCCACGGCGGCGGGTTCATGGTCGAATCGGCCGGCTCCGCCAAGTACCACCGCTACCTCAACGCATTCGTGGCCCGCGCCGGCGCCATCGCGGTGTCCGTGGACTACCGCCGCGTGCCGGAGCACCGGCTCCCGGCGGCCTACGACGACTCGTGGGCGGCGCTCACGTGGGCCGTCGGCGCCGCCTGCGGCGGCACGGGGTCCGAACCGGAGCCGTGGCTGGCCGAGCATGGGGACCCCTTCCGTGTGTTCCTGGCCGGGGACAGCGCGGGTGCGAACATCGCCCACAACGTCGCcatgcgcgccgccgccgccgccgccgccgaggggcTCCCGGCGATCAGGATCAGGGGCGTGCTGCTGATGCACCCGTACTTCTGGGACGCGTCCGACGCCATGGGGCCCGAGCTGGAGGAGCGCATTCGCCGCGAGTGGCAGCTCATGACGGGGCGCCCTGACGCCCGGGTGGACGACCCATGGCTGTCGCCGACGTCGGCCCGGGCGCCGCCACTCGCGCTGCTGCCGACGCAGCGCGTGCTGGTTGCCGTGGCGGGGGAGGACTTCCTGGCGCCCAAGGGGCGAGCCTACTACACAGCGCTGCTGGACAGCGGCTGGCCAGGCGACGCCGAGCTGGTGGACACTCCGGGCGAGCAGCACGTGTTCTACCTTGACCAGCCCGGGAGGGTGGTCGCTGAGAAGTTGATGGATCGTGTGGTGGCTTTCATTTCTCGGGCTGGATGGTACACCTAA